TATTCTTATTATATTCAAGAACATTCCCGGTAATTGCACAAGCAGAGGTTAAAACTATTTTGAAATCTTCTGGTGAACGTTACAAAAACATTAGAGAAAGAGGTGATAGTTTAGCAGGTACAGGAGCAGACGCAAGAACGACTGTAGATAAAGTAACTAACAAAAAAAACGAAGCGTAGATAATGGAAGCATCTAAAGTAATTCACGCTATTTATACGGATGATGACGTTTTAATGTCGGCTGTTAAAAAGGTTAGGGCAGAACGATTTCATATCGAAGAAATATATACACCATTTCCAGTTCACGGACTAGACAAAGCGATGGGTTTAGCACCTACTCGTATTGCTATTACGGCGTTCATTTATGGTTTAATAGGTTTAACTGTAGCAACTGTTATGATGAATTTCATAATGATTGAAGACTGGCCTCAAAACATCGGTGGTAAACCTAGTTTTAGCTATATTGAAAACATGCCTGCTTTCGTTCCAATTATGTTCGAACTTACGGTATTTTTCTCGGCTCACTTAATGGTTCTTACTTTTTACTTAAGAAGTAGAATGTGGCCATTTAAAAATGCTGAAAATCCAGATCCAAGAACAACGGATGATCATTTCTTAATGGAAATTGCTGTTAATGGAAACGAAAAGGAGCTAGAGGAGTTATTAGCAGGAACAGGAGCAGTAGAAATTAATTTAGTTGATAAAGCACATTAATTTAAAGTATGAAAAGCTTAATTAAAATATTAGTAATTGCAGTTGTTTTAGTAGCTGTTTCTTGTAAAAAGGATACAGCACCTAACTACCAGTTTATGCCTAACATGTATGAGTCTGCTGGTTATGAAACTTACGGTGAAGCAGCTTTCAAAGATGGAATAGAGGCTCAAATACCTGCTGAAGGTTCTGTAGCAAGAGGTCATGTGCCTTTTGATATTGAAAACTCTACTGCAGGATATGAATTAGCAAAGGCCACTTTAATGAGTCCGCTTAGCGCTGATGATATTGATACTGAAAGAGGAAAGGAGTTATACAATATTTACTGTGGAATCTGTCACGGGACTAAAGGTAACGGACAAGGAAACTTAGTAAAGCGTGAAAAGATCTTGGGTATTCCAAGTTACGATGACGCTGGTAGAGCTATTACCGCTGGAAGTATTTATCATACTATTTACTATGGTAAGAATGCTATGGGATCGTATGCTAACCAAATAAACGAAGAAGAACGCTGGCAAGTTGTTAGTTATGTTTTAACGTTGAAGGCAGATTTAGAAAAGTAAGATTGATAAGATTATTATAGATATGTACACATTTTCAAATAAATTAAAGACATTCTCTTTCATTCTAATGCTTTTAGGAGCAATAGGCGTTGGTTATGGTTTTTTTACATCTCATTTATCTTTTGAAGAGGTTGAAACCTTACTTGCAGAAGAAGCGCATCACGGTGGTGGTCATGGTGAAGATGTAGCTCATGCGGCACCGGCTCATGATGCACATGCAGAAGAAAACGCTCATGGCGACACAGCTCATGCTAAATCTGGAGAGCATCATGTAGATGCTCATAAAGAACACGTTGAGCACGTACAACATCAAATAGCGAATAGACCTTGGTCGGCGTTATATGTTGCGGCATTTTTCTTTATGATGATAGCTTTAGGTGTTTTAGCATTTTATGCTATTCAGATTGCTGCTCAAGCAGGATGGTCACCAGTGCTATTTAGAGTAATGGAAGGTATTACAGCTTACTTATTACCTGGAGCATTAATTGTTCTTGCAATAGCAGTAGCTTCTGGTACAATAGGGCATTATAATATTTTTATGTGGATGAATCCTGAGGTAACTAACCCAGAAAGTCATCACTACGATAAATTAATTGATGGTAAATCTAGCTGGTTAAATATTGGTTGGTTTGCTGTAAGAGGTTTAATTTTCATTGCAGGATGGAGTTTATATCGTCACTTTGCACGTAAATTTTCTATCGCGCAAGATACAGCCGAAGATAACAGTAACTTTAAAAAGTCTTTCCGTATTTCTGCGGCATTCTTAGTATTCTTTATTTATTCAGAATCTATTATGTCTTGGGATTGGATTATGAGTGTAGATCCACACTGGTTCTCTACTTTATTTGGATGGTATGTATTCGCAAGTATGTTTGTAAGTGGAATTACAGTAATTGCTTTAGTTACTATTTACTTAAAATCTAAAAATTATTTAGAGTTTGTTAATGAAAACCACTTGCATGATGTAGCTAAGTTTATGTTCGCAATTAGTATTTTCTGGACATACTTATGGTTCTCACAGTTCATGCTTATATGGTACTCTAATATACCAGAAGAGGTAACTTACTTCGTAACACGTTTCCAAGATTACCAATTACCTTTCTTAGGAATGGTTGTTATGAACTTTGTATTCCCACTTTTATTATTAATGAACGCTGAATACAAACGTATTCCTTGGTTTGTGGTTATGGCTGGATTGGTTATTTTATTCGGGCATTACGTAGATATTTTTAACATGATCATGCCAGCCACCGTTGGAGATAGATGGTTTATTGGAATTCCTGAAATAGCTTCTGTTTTACTTTTCGCAGGCTTATTCATATTTGTAGTGTTCACTGCTTTAACAAAAGCACCACTATTAGTAAAAGGTTATCCTTTTAGAAAAGAAAGTGAAGATTTTCATTATTAATTAAGATATAAATAAAGACGAACGATACCAATGACTGCTTTATTAACAATTATAGTTTTAGTATTTATTTTAGTTGCCATATGGCAAATGGTTAAAATTTTCGATTTAGCTCAGGCTAAAGGAGAAAACAGTGCTGTTGCCACAGACAAAGACAACACAATGAATGCATATTTAATGATGGGCTTCTTAGCTTTCATTTATATCATTACCATTGTATGTTTTGTTAAATGGGGAGATTTGCCATTAATGTCAAATTCTGCTTCTGCACATGGCCCAATCATTGATAACTTAATGGTTATCTCAATGGTGCTTATTTTCTTTGTACAGACTGTAACTCAGTTTTTACTACATTATTTCGCTTTTAAATATAAAGGTGAAAAAGGTAAGAAAGCATTGTTCTTCGCTGATAATAACAAGTTAGAGTTCATCTGGACTATTATACCTGTAATTGTATTAGCTGGTTTAATTATATACGGTTTAAGTACTTGGATTAACATTACTAGTGTTGACGAAAGTGATGATCCTTTAGTAATTGAATTGTATGCACAACAGTTTAACTGGAAAGCTAGATATTCTGGAGCAGATAATACTTTAGGAAAAGCTAACGTACGTTTAATCGATATTGACCGAGCAAATATTTTAGGTTTAGATGAAGCCGATCCTAATGCGCAAGATGATATCATAACTACAGAATTACACCTACCTGTTGGGAAGCCAGTATTATTCAAAATGCGTTCGCAAGATGTATTACACTCAGCTTATATGCCTCATTTTAGAGCGCAAATGAACTGTGTACCTGGTATGATTACTCAATTTGGATTTACGCCTACAGTAACTACTGTAGATATGCGCCAAACGCAACAAATGCAAGAGAAGGTTACAAATATTAATGAGATAAGAGTTGAGAAAAGTAAAGCGTTAGTTGCTAAAGGTGAAGAGGCTTTAGAACGTTACGAATTTGACTACTTGTTACTTTGTAATAAAATTTGTGGAAAATCGCACTACAATATGCAAATGAAGATTATTGTAGAAACACAAGAAGAATATGATGCTTGGATTAAGGAGCAAAAAGAATTCAAAAACTCTCTAATTAACTAATTAAAAAGATAAAAACGATATAAGATTATGTCAGCACACGCAGATACTCACGCTCACGACGACGACCACGGACATCATCATAAAGAAACGTTTGTAACTAAATATATATTTAGTCAAGACCATAAAATGATCGCTAAGCAGTACCTTGTAACTGGTACGTTTATGGGGATTATTGGAATTCTGATGTCTTTAATGTTTCGTATGCAAATTGCATGGCCAGAAGAGCCTAATGTATTATTTGAAGCGTTATTAGGTAAATGGGCTCCAGGAGGCGTTATGGATGCAGATATTTATTTAGCATTAGTAACTATTCACGGTACCATTATGGTATTCTTTGTACTAACGGCCGGATTAAGTGGTACGTTTAGTAACTTGCTAATTCCATTGCAAATAGGTGCACGTGATATGGCATCTGGTTTCTTAAATATGGTTTCTTATTGGTTATTCTTTTTATCGAGTGTAATCATGGTAATTTCACTATTTGTTGAAGCTGGACCTGCAGCAGCTGGTTGGACAATTTATCCTCCATTAAGTGCTTTACCAATGGCTCAAGGTGGTTCTGGTATGGGAATGACACTTTGGTTAGTTGCCATGGCGATATTCATTGCTTCTTCATTGTTAGGATCTCTTAACTATGTTGTAACGGTTATTAACTTACGTACAAAAGGAATGTCAATGACAAGATTGCCATTAACAATTTGGGCGTTCTTTATTACGGCGGTAATCGGGATTATTTCTTTCCCTGTATTATTATCTGCAGCGTTATTATTGATCATGGATAGAAGTTTTGGAACATCATTCTTCTTATCAGATATATTTATTCAAGGTGAAGTATTACACTATCAAGGTGGATCACCTGTATTATTTGAACATTTATTTTGGTTCTTAGGTCACCCAGAGGTATATATTGTAATTTTACCTGCAATGGGATTAGTATCTGAAATTATGGCGTCTAACTCACGTAAACCTATTTTTGGATACCGTGCCATGATTGCTTCAATTTTAGCTATTGCTTTCCTTTCTACAATTGTATGGGGGCACCATATGTTTATCTCAGGTATGAATCCTTTCTTAGGTTCTGTGTTTACTTTCACAACCTTATTAATTGCAATTCCATCTGCGGTAAAAGCCTTCAACTGGATTACAACTCTATGGAAAGGTAATTTACAGATGAATCCTGCCATGTTATTCTCAATCGGTTTTGTATCAACATTCATCACTGGTGGTTTAACAGGAATTATTTTAGGAGATAGTGCTTTAGATATTAACGTTCACGATACATATTTTGTAGTAGCTCACTTCCACTTAGTAATGGGTATATCTGCTCTTTACGGTATGTTTGCTGGTATCTACCATTGGTACCCTAAAATGTACGGTCGTATGTTAAACAAGAACTTAGGTTATATTCACTTCTGGATAACAGCAGTTTGTGCTTATGGAGTGTTTTTCCCAATGCACTTTATTGGTATGGCAGGTTTACCTCGTCGTTACTATACAAACTCTAACTTCCCGTTATTTGATGATTTAGCTAATGTTAACGTTATCATTACTATTTTCGCTTTAGTTGGTGGTGTTGTTCAGTTAATTTACTTATACAACTTCTTCGCAAGTATGTACTATGGTAAGAAAGCAACACAAAATCCATGGAGATCTACAACTTTAGAATGGACTACTCCTGTAGAGCATATCCACGGTAACTGGCCAGGTGAGATTCCTCACGTACACCGTTGGGCTTACGATTACAGTAAACCAGGTCACGATGTAGATTTTGTACCTCAAGATGTTCCTTTAATGGAAGGTGAAGAGGAATTACAACACTAATAATTTTGGCCTTATTAAAAGGCATCTCGTAAAAGAGAAATTGATATAAATAAAAGCCTTTCCATTTTGGAGAGGCTTTTTATTTATATTTGCTATATAGTTTAATCATGTTTGAATGCTTTAAGTAGCTTTAAAATATATTTGTTTAATGAATGAAAATTTAGATCCTAGCGACGAGCATTTTTCACCTGAAGAATTAGATGTTGAAAAACAATTAAGACCCCTATCATTTGATGATTTTACGGGGCAGGATCAGGTTTTAGAAAATCTTCAAATATTTGTTCAAGCAGCAAATCAACGAGGTGAAGCTCTAGACCATGCTTTATTTCATGGACCTCCAGGACTTGGTAAAACAACCTTAGCAAATATTTTAGCTAATGAATTAAACGTTGGCATTAAAATCACTTCAGGTCCCGTATTAGATAAACCAGGGGATTTGGCTGGATTACTTACTAATCTAGACGAACGTGATGTTTTATTTATAGATGAAATTCATAGGTTAAGCCCAATAGTTGAGGAGTATTTGTACTCGGCTATGGAAGATTACAAAATTGATATCATGATTGAAACTGGGCCTAATGCGCGCTCTGTTCAAATTAACCTAAACCCATTTACTTTGGTTGGTGCTACAACGCGCTCAGGGCTTCTTACAGCACCTATGAGAGCACGTTTTGGTATACAAAGTAGACTACAGTATTATAAAACAGACTTACTTACCAATATAGTACAACGAAGTGCTACCATTTTAGACGTTCCGATCTCCATTGAGGCTGCCATTGAAATAGCAGGTCGTAGTCGTGGTACCCCTAGAATTGCTAACGCATTGTTACGTCGTGTTCGAGATTTTGCTCAGATAAAGGGTAATGGTAGAATAGATATCACCATAGCTAAATATGCTTTGGAAGCATTGCATGTGGATGCACATGGTCTAGATGAAATGGATAATAAAATACTTACTACCATTATTGATAAATTTAAAGGTGGCCCAGTTGGAATATCTACAATTGCAACGGCAGTAAGTGAAAGTTCTGAAACTATTGAAGAAGTTTATGAACCTTTTCTAATTCAGCAAGGTTTTATTATGCGTACACCTCGTGGTAGAGAAGTTACAGAACAAGCTTATAAACATTTAGGTCGTGTAAAAGGCCCAACTCAAGGCGGACTTTTTTAAGAAATAACGTGAACAAAGAAGATTATACCCTTTTAATTAAAACCGAAGCCAAACGCCTCGGTTTTTTGTCTTGTGGTATAAGCAAAGCTCAATTTTTAGAAGAAGAAGCGCCACGTTTAGAAAACTATCTGAACAAAAACATGAATGGGCAAATGCGCTACATGGAAAATCACTTTGATAAGCGCTTAAACCCAACTTTACTCGTAGAAGATTCTAAAAGTGTGGTATCACTATTATTAAATTATTTTCCTTCGGAAGTACAACAAGACTCTAACGCACCTAAATTAAGTAAGTATGCCTACGGACATGATTATCATCATATCATAAAAGATAAATTAAAACACCTGTTACATTTTATTCAAGATGAAATTGGCGAGGTCAGTGGTAGAGCATTTGTAGATTCAGCACCTGTTTTAGATAAGGCATGGGCGGCTAAGTCGGGTTTAGGTTGGGTAGGTAAGCACAGTAATTTAATAACGCAGCAAGTTGGCTCGTTCTATTTTATAGCCGAACTTATTATTGATTTAGAGTTGGAATACGATTCTGTCACTACCGACCATTGTGGTAGTTGCACAGCCTGTATTGATGCTTGCCCTACAGAAGCAATTGTAGAACCTTATGTTGTAGATGGGAGTAAGTGTATTTCTTATTTAACTATTGAGTTAAAGGAAAACCTTCCAAGTTCATTTAAAGGGAAAATGGACGATTGGATGTTTGGTTGTGATGTTTGTCAAGATGTTTGTCCTTGGAATCGATTTTCTAAAGCACATAGTGAGCCGCTATTCAATCCGCATCCCGAATTACTTTCAATGACTAAAAAAGATTGGGAAGAAATTACTGAAGATACTTTCAAAAAAGTGTTTCAGAAATCGGCGGTTAAACGTACTAAATTTACTGGTTTAAAAAGAAATATCAATTTTTTAAAGTAACTTTTTAGCAATAGATAACTCTCACTAATTATGCGTTTTAAGATTTATTCACTAAAGAATTTTAATTACATTGGAGATAGTTTTGTAGTTAAATTTAACAAATTATTGTGGGATTATTTCATCAATATAAAGTAATTTGCTATAATATTAAATTTAATTATTATGGTTACCCCAGATATACCAGAAAATGAAGCTGAAAGGCTTAAAAACCTAGAGTCTTATAATATACTAGATACGCTTCCAGAAACAGATTATGATAATATTACGGCCATTGCTGCCGAAATATGCGGTACCCCAATTGCTTTAATTAGTCTATTGGATAATAAACGCCAATGGTTTAAATCGCACCATGGTGTAGATACTACCGAAACTCCTAAAGAACAGTCTTTCTGTGCTCACGCTATAAATAATACCGATGGTGTTTTTATTGTTCCCGATACCCGAGAAGATTTCCGTTTTCATGATAACCCTTTAGTAACTGGGGATTCTAATGCTATTTTCTATGCAGGTGCGCAACTTACAAGTAAAAACGGATTACCATTAGGTACTTTGTGCGTTATGGACCATAAACCAAATGTTTTAAATGAAGGTCAAATAAAGTCTTTGTCTGCGCTTTCAAATCAGGTGATGAATTTGTTAGAACTCCGTAAAAACAAATTTTTATTAGAGAAAACACTAACGGATTTAGAAGAGAAAAATCATGAATTAGAGCGTTTCGCATACATTGCAGCTCACGATTTAAAATCACCTTTAATCAACATTTCTAGTTTAGCAGAAATATTTATTGAAGATTATAAGCTAAATATTGATGCAGAAGGTTTAAAACTTTTAGAGTTAATTATAAGTTCTGCAGATAGTCTTCGGGATTTAGTTGATGGATTGCTTAGCTATAGTAAAAGTGACGGGCTTTTAAAAGAAGGTAAATTGACTATTAATTTACAGGAATTAATTACTGAAATTGCTCAACTATTTAATTCAGATCACC
The window above is part of the Algibacter sp. L3A6 genome. Proteins encoded here:
- the queG gene encoding tRNA epoxyqueuosine(34) reductase QueG — translated: MNKEDYTLLIKTEAKRLGFLSCGISKAQFLEEEAPRLENYLNKNMNGQMRYMENHFDKRLNPTLLVEDSKSVVSLLLNYFPSEVQQDSNAPKLSKYAYGHDYHHIIKDKLKHLLHFIQDEIGEVSGRAFVDSAPVLDKAWAAKSGLGWVGKHSNLITQQVGSFYFIAELIIDLELEYDSVTTDHCGSCTACIDACPTEAIVEPYVVDGSKCISYLTIELKENLPSSFKGKMDDWMFGCDVCQDVCPWNRFSKAHSEPLFNPHPELLSMTKKDWEEITEDTFKKVFQKSAVKRTKFTGLKRNINFLK
- a CDS encoding sensor histidine kinase, with translation MVTPDIPENEAERLKNLESYNILDTLPETDYDNITAIAAEICGTPIALISLLDNKRQWFKSHHGVDTTETPKEQSFCAHAINNTDGVFIVPDTREDFRFHDNPLVTGDSNAIFYAGAQLTSKNGLPLGTLCVMDHKPNVLNEGQIKSLSALSNQVMNLLELRKNKFLLEKTLTDLEEKNHELERFAYIAAHDLKSPLINISSLAEIFIEDYKLNIDAEGLKLLELIISSADSLRDLVDGLLSYSKSDGLLKEGKLTINLQELITEIAQLFNSDHHVKMVLKSSLESVHVNKTAIHHILMNLVSNAIKYSDKDDVLIEMNVQETNTHYKFFIKDNGPGIDPSDQTKIFKLFTKVADQDKFGQVGHGIGLATVKKIVEKLGGKISVTSELGQGATFNFSIKK
- a CDS encoding cytochrome c oxidase subunit II, with the protein product MTALLTIIVLVFILVAIWQMVKIFDLAQAKGENSAVATDKDNTMNAYLMMGFLAFIYIITIVCFVKWGDLPLMSNSASAHGPIIDNLMVISMVLIFFVQTVTQFLLHYFAFKYKGEKGKKALFFADNNKLEFIWTIIPVIVLAGLIIYGLSTWINITSVDESDDPLVIELYAQQFNWKARYSGADNTLGKANVRLIDIDRANILGLDEADPNAQDDIITTELHLPVGKPVLFKMRSQDVLHSAYMPHFRAQMNCVPGMITQFGFTPTVTTVDMRQTQQMQEKVTNINEIRVEKSKALVAKGEEALERYEFDYLLLCNKICGKSHYNMQMKIIVETQEEYDAWIKEQKEFKNSLIN
- a CDS encoding c-type cytochrome, which produces MKSLIKILVIAVVLVAVSCKKDTAPNYQFMPNMYESAGYETYGEAAFKDGIEAQIPAEGSVARGHVPFDIENSTAGYELAKATLMSPLSADDIDTERGKELYNIYCGICHGTKGNGQGNLVKREKILGIPSYDDAGRAITAGSIYHTIYYGKNAMGSYANQINEEERWQVVSYVLTLKADLEK
- a CDS encoding quinol:cytochrome C oxidoreductase — its product is MYTFSNKLKTFSFILMLLGAIGVGYGFFTSHLSFEEVETLLAEEAHHGGGHGEDVAHAAPAHDAHAEENAHGDTAHAKSGEHHVDAHKEHVEHVQHQIANRPWSALYVAAFFFMMIALGVLAFYAIQIAAQAGWSPVLFRVMEGITAYLLPGALIVLAIAVASGTIGHYNIFMWMNPEVTNPESHHYDKLIDGKSSWLNIGWFAVRGLIFIAGWSLYRHFARKFSIAQDTAEDNSNFKKSFRISAAFLVFFIYSESIMSWDWIMSVDPHWFSTLFGWYVFASMFVSGITVIALVTIYLKSKNYLEFVNENHLHDVAKFMFAISIFWTYLWFSQFMLIWYSNIPEEVTYFVTRFQDYQLPFLGMVVMNFVFPLLLLMNAEYKRIPWFVVMAGLVILFGHYVDIFNMIMPATVGDRWFIGIPEIASVLLFAGLFIFVVFTALTKAPLLVKGYPFRKESEDFHY
- a CDS encoding DUF3341 domain-containing protein, which translates into the protein MEASKVIHAIYTDDDVLMSAVKKVRAERFHIEEIYTPFPVHGLDKAMGLAPTRIAITAFIYGLIGLTVATVMMNFIMIEDWPQNIGGKPSFSYIENMPAFVPIMFELTVFFSAHLMVLTFYLRSRMWPFKNAENPDPRTTDDHFLMEIAVNGNEKELEELLAGTGAVEINLVDKAH
- the ruvB gene encoding Holliday junction branch migration DNA helicase RuvB codes for the protein MNENLDPSDEHFSPEELDVEKQLRPLSFDDFTGQDQVLENLQIFVQAANQRGEALDHALFHGPPGLGKTTLANILANELNVGIKITSGPVLDKPGDLAGLLTNLDERDVLFIDEIHRLSPIVEEYLYSAMEDYKIDIMIETGPNARSVQINLNPFTLVGATTRSGLLTAPMRARFGIQSRLQYYKTDLLTNIVQRSATILDVPISIEAAIEIAGRSRGTPRIANALLRRVRDFAQIKGNGRIDITIAKYALEALHVDAHGLDEMDNKILTTIIDKFKGGPVGISTIATAVSESSETIEEVYEPFLIQQGFIMRTPRGREVTEQAYKHLGRVKGPTQGGLF
- a CDS encoding cbb3-type cytochrome c oxidase subunit I, whose amino-acid sequence is MSAHADTHAHDDDHGHHHKETFVTKYIFSQDHKMIAKQYLVTGTFMGIIGILMSLMFRMQIAWPEEPNVLFEALLGKWAPGGVMDADIYLALVTIHGTIMVFFVLTAGLSGTFSNLLIPLQIGARDMASGFLNMVSYWLFFLSSVIMVISLFVEAGPAAAGWTIYPPLSALPMAQGGSGMGMTLWLVAMAIFIASSLLGSLNYVVTVINLRTKGMSMTRLPLTIWAFFITAVIGIISFPVLLSAALLLIMDRSFGTSFFLSDIFIQGEVLHYQGGSPVLFEHLFWFLGHPEVYIVILPAMGLVSEIMASNSRKPIFGYRAMIASILAIAFLSTIVWGHHMFISGMNPFLGSVFTFTTLLIAIPSAVKAFNWITTLWKGNLQMNPAMLFSIGFVSTFITGGLTGIILGDSALDINVHDTYFVVAHFHLVMGISALYGMFAGIYHWYPKMYGRMLNKNLGYIHFWITAVCAYGVFFPMHFIGMAGLPRRYYTNSNFPLFDDLANVNVIITIFALVGGVVQLIYLYNFFASMYYGKKATQNPWRSTTLEWTTPVEHIHGNWPGEIPHVHRWAYDYSKPGHDVDFVPQDVPLMEGEEELQH